The proteins below are encoded in one region of Ascaphus truei isolate aAscTru1 chromosome 10, aAscTru1.hap1, whole genome shotgun sequence:
- the LOC142503782 gene encoding uncharacterized protein LOC142503782 isoform X3, translated as MVKKRTQTQGASGGGGDAGGGDDLNLVRSPIRAASKAAYNLPTDPGESIADTSRSSKVQDGSWRSVPEDLSDTVNEPAKNSDLYTTSDRQLPNIGRRIIGGHRDKKGESFNQQVLVEDNNEVKKDDDDDEDYDDEDYDDEERCKEILPKINCKPHSQKGFGALDIDHQKLQASVREKIHCETEPRHFSDVPEDLGDTDNEPAKNSDLYTTSDRQLPNIVLVDDDDDYDDDDEDYDEMRCKEILPKINCKPHSQKGFGALDTDNRKLQASVREKIHCQTEPRHISDEEEKPNPKIQRLPYSSLTPQTLTSSSDSKQDDSSKMLMVFALIVCVVAAAFALLVLKPQHMSRGLYKRPILKDFHNRLGKLQSLYPSQDENLWKMSQSILEKHLNNSESNQQPAILLLAAARDGEHTLQCLSNQLAEVYSSSLNASYMVVTQNSDISKLGIDKSLISGFQSTDRAAVLHRLELLPTGSLLILYKYCDHENAAFKEVALVLTVLLEDPTLAPKLSLKELKENVGDFLQVKFTGPNRSSAHNEMDVDKWSGVWSRISHVVLPVLPETRNSMGDCGEEKQGA; from the exons gaggaggaggagacgcAGGAGGAGGAGACGATCTGAACTTGGTACGATCTCCAATCAGGGCAGCTTCAAAAG CTGCTTATAACTTGCCGACTGACCCTGGGGAGAGCATTGCCGACACCAGCAGGAGTTCAAAAGTACAGGATGGGAGCTGGAGATCGG TTCCAGAAGACCTCAGTGACACGGTCAATGAACCAGCTAAGAACAGTGATCTATACACAACTTCAGACAGGCAGCTTCCCAACATAG GGAGAAGAATTATTGGTGGTCATAGAGACAAGAAAGGTGAAAGTTTCAACCAACAAG TTCTGGTGGAAGATAATAATGAGGTGAaaaaagatgatgatgatgatgaagattatgATGATGAAGATTATGATGATGAAGAGAGATGCAAGGAAATCCTTCCGAAGATTAACTGTAAACCGCACTCCCAGAAAG GATTTGGTGCTTTAGATATTGATCATCAAAAACTCCAAG CCTCTGTAAGGGAGAAGATCCATTGCGAGACTGAGCCCCGCCATTTCTCTGATG TTCCAGAGGACCTCGGCGACACAGACAATGAACCAGCTAAGAACAGTGATCTATACACCACTTCAGACAGACAGCTTCCCAACATAG TTCtggtggatgatgatgatgattatgatgatgatgatgaagattatgACGAAATGAGATGCAAGGAAATCCTTCCTAAGATAAACTGTAAACCGCACTCCCAGAAAG GATTTGGTGCTTTAGATACTGATAATCGAAAACTGCAAG CCTCTGTAAGGGAGAAGATCCATTGCCAGACTGAGCCCCGCCATATCTCTGATG aAGAAGAAAAACCAAACCCAAAAATTCAGAGACTTCCCTACTCCAGTCTCACTCCTCAGACTTTGACTTCCAGCAGTG ATTCAAAGCAGGACGACTCCTCTAAGATGCTAATGGTCTTTGCACTGATTGTTTGTGTTGTTGCGGCTGCCTTTGCGCTGCTAGTTCTGAAACCCCAACACATGAGCAGAGGACTTTATAAAAGACCAATCCTTAAAGATTTCCACAATCGGTTAGGAAAGCTGCAGTCTTTGTATCCTAGTCAGGATGAAAACCTGTGGAAAATGAGTCAGAGCATCTTAGAGAAGCACCTTAATAACTCCGAGAGCAACCAGCAACCTGCTATCCTTCTGCTGGCCGCAGCCCGTGATGGAGAGCATACGCTGCAGTGTCTGAGCAACCAACTGGCAGAAGTGTATTCCTCCTCTCTTAATGCCAGCTACATGGTTGTTACTCAAAACAGTGACATTAGCAAGCTGGGAATAGATAAGTCTCTGATCTCGGGCTTCCAGTCCACAGACCGGGCAGCAGTGCTACATCGGCTGGAATTGCTGCCCACTGGCTCCCTGCTCATTCTGTACAAGTACTGTGACCATGAGAATGCTGCCTTCAAGGAAGTGGCACTGGTGCTCACCGTGCTGCTGGAGGACCCGACACTGGCACCAAAGCTGTCACTTAAAGAACTGAAAGAGAATGTCGGAGACTTCCTCCAGGTCAAGTTTACTGGTCCAAACCGCTCCAGCGCCCACAATGAGATGGATGTGGACAAGTGGAGTGGTGTGTGGAGCCGCATCTCCCATGTGGTGCTCCCTGTGCTACCTGAGACTCGGAACAGCATGGGAGACTGTGGGGAAGAAAAGCAGGGAGCATAA
- the LOC142503782 gene encoding uncharacterized protein LOC142503782 isoform X4, whose protein sequence is MVKKRTQTQGASGGGGDAGGGDDLNLVRSPIRAASKAAYNLPTDPGESIADTSRSSKVQDGSWRSVPEDLSDTVNEPAKNSDLYTTSDRQLPNIVLVEDNNEVKKDDDDDEDYDDEDYDDEERCKEILPKINCKPHSQKGFGALDIDHQKLQASVREKIHCETEPRHFSDVPEDLGDTDNEPAKNSDLYTTSDRQLPNIGRRIIGGHGEKKGGSFNQQVLVDDDDDYDDDDEDYDEMRCKEILPKINCKPHSQKGFGALDTDNRKLQASVREKIHCQTEPRHISDEEEKPNPKIQRLPYSSLTPQTLTSSSDSKQDDSSKMLMVFALIVCVVAAAFALLVLKPQHMSRGLYKRPILKDFHNRLGKLQSLYPSQDENLWKMSQSILEKHLNNSESNQQPAILLLAAARDGEHTLQCLSNQLAEVYSSSLNASYMVVTQNSDISKLGIDKSLISGFQSTDRAAVLHRLELLPTGSLLILYKYCDHENAAFKEVALVLTVLLEDPTLAPKLSLKELKENVGDFLQVKFTGPNRSSAHNEMDVDKWSGVWSRISHVVLPVLPETRNSMGDCGEEKQGA, encoded by the exons gaggaggaggagacgcAGGAGGAGGAGACGATCTGAACTTGGTACGATCTCCAATCAGGGCAGCTTCAAAAG CTGCTTATAACTTGCCGACTGACCCTGGGGAGAGCATTGCCGACACCAGCAGGAGTTCAAAAGTACAGGATGGGAGCTGGAGATCGG TTCCAGAAGACCTCAGTGACACGGTCAATGAACCAGCTAAGAACAGTGATCTATACACAACTTCAGACAGGCAGCTTCCCAACATAG TTCTGGTGGAAGATAATAATGAGGTGAaaaaagatgatgatgatgatgaagattatgATGATGAAGATTATGATGATGAAGAGAGATGCAAGGAAATCCTTCCGAAGATTAACTGTAAACCGCACTCCCAGAAAG GATTTGGTGCTTTAGATATTGATCATCAAAAACTCCAAG CCTCTGTAAGGGAGAAGATCCATTGCGAGACTGAGCCCCGCCATTTCTCTGATG TTCCAGAGGACCTCGGCGACACAGACAATGAACCAGCTAAGAACAGTGATCTATACACCACTTCAGACAGACAGCTTCCCAACATAG GGAGAAGAATTATTGGTGGTCATGGAGAAAAGAAAGGTGGAAGTTTCAACCAACAGG TTCtggtggatgatgatgatgattatgatgatgatgatgaagattatgACGAAATGAGATGCAAGGAAATCCTTCCTAAGATAAACTGTAAACCGCACTCCCAGAAAG GATTTGGTGCTTTAGATACTGATAATCGAAAACTGCAAG CCTCTGTAAGGGAGAAGATCCATTGCCAGACTGAGCCCCGCCATATCTCTGATG aAGAAGAAAAACCAAACCCAAAAATTCAGAGACTTCCCTACTCCAGTCTCACTCCTCAGACTTTGACTTCCAGCAGTG ATTCAAAGCAGGACGACTCCTCTAAGATGCTAATGGTCTTTGCACTGATTGTTTGTGTTGTTGCGGCTGCCTTTGCGCTGCTAGTTCTGAAACCCCAACACATGAGCAGAGGACTTTATAAAAGACCAATCCTTAAAGATTTCCACAATCGGTTAGGAAAGCTGCAGTCTTTGTATCCTAGTCAGGATGAAAACCTGTGGAAAATGAGTCAGAGCATCTTAGAGAAGCACCTTAATAACTCCGAGAGCAACCAGCAACCTGCTATCCTTCTGCTGGCCGCAGCCCGTGATGGAGAGCATACGCTGCAGTGTCTGAGCAACCAACTGGCAGAAGTGTATTCCTCCTCTCTTAATGCCAGCTACATGGTTGTTACTCAAAACAGTGACATTAGCAAGCTGGGAATAGATAAGTCTCTGATCTCGGGCTTCCAGTCCACAGACCGGGCAGCAGTGCTACATCGGCTGGAATTGCTGCCCACTGGCTCCCTGCTCATTCTGTACAAGTACTGTGACCATGAGAATGCTGCCTTCAAGGAAGTGGCACTGGTGCTCACCGTGCTGCTGGAGGACCCGACACTGGCACCAAAGCTGTCACTTAAAGAACTGAAAGAGAATGTCGGAGACTTCCTCCAGGTCAAGTTTACTGGTCCAAACCGCTCCAGCGCCCACAATGAGATGGATGTGGACAAGTGGAGTGGTGTGTGGAGCCGCATCTCCCATGTGGTGCTCCCTGTGCTACCTGAGACTCGGAACAGCATGGGAGACTGTGGGGAAGAAAAGCAGGGAGCATAA
- the LOC142503782 gene encoding uncharacterized protein LOC142503782 isoform X2 has product MVKKRTQTQGASGGGGDAGGGDDLNLVRSPIRAASKAAYNLPTDPGESIADTSRSSKVQDGSWRSVPEDLSDTVNEPAKNSDLYTTSDRQLPNIGRRIIGGHRDKKGESFNQQVLVEDNNEVKKDDDDDEDYDDEDYDDEERCKEILPKINCKPHSQKGFGALDIDHQKLQASVREKIHCETEPRHFSDVPEDLGDTDNEPAKNSDLYTTSDRQLPNIGRRIIGGHGEKKGGSFNQQVLVDDDDDYDDDDEDYDEMRCKEILPKINCKPHSQKGFGALDTDNRKLQASVREKIHCQTEPRHISDEEKPNPKIQRLPYSSLTPQTLTSSSDSKQDDSSKMLMVFALIVCVVAAAFALLVLKPQHMSRGLYKRPILKDFHNRLGKLQSLYPSQDENLWKMSQSILEKHLNNSESNQQPAILLLAAARDGEHTLQCLSNQLAEVYSSSLNASYMVVTQNSDISKLGIDKSLISGFQSTDRAAVLHRLELLPTGSLLILYKYCDHENAAFKEVALVLTVLLEDPTLAPKLSLKELKENVGDFLQVKFTGPNRSSAHNEMDVDKWSGVWSRISHVVLPVLPETRNSMGDCGEEKQGA; this is encoded by the exons gaggaggaggagacgcAGGAGGAGGAGACGATCTGAACTTGGTACGATCTCCAATCAGGGCAGCTTCAAAAG CTGCTTATAACTTGCCGACTGACCCTGGGGAGAGCATTGCCGACACCAGCAGGAGTTCAAAAGTACAGGATGGGAGCTGGAGATCGG TTCCAGAAGACCTCAGTGACACGGTCAATGAACCAGCTAAGAACAGTGATCTATACACAACTTCAGACAGGCAGCTTCCCAACATAG GGAGAAGAATTATTGGTGGTCATAGAGACAAGAAAGGTGAAAGTTTCAACCAACAAG TTCTGGTGGAAGATAATAATGAGGTGAaaaaagatgatgatgatgatgaagattatgATGATGAAGATTATGATGATGAAGAGAGATGCAAGGAAATCCTTCCGAAGATTAACTGTAAACCGCACTCCCAGAAAG GATTTGGTGCTTTAGATATTGATCATCAAAAACTCCAAG CCTCTGTAAGGGAGAAGATCCATTGCGAGACTGAGCCCCGCCATTTCTCTGATG TTCCAGAGGACCTCGGCGACACAGACAATGAACCAGCTAAGAACAGTGATCTATACACCACTTCAGACAGACAGCTTCCCAACATAG GGAGAAGAATTATTGGTGGTCATGGAGAAAAGAAAGGTGGAAGTTTCAACCAACAGG TTCtggtggatgatgatgatgattatgatgatgatgatgaagattatgACGAAATGAGATGCAAGGAAATCCTTCCTAAGATAAACTGTAAACCGCACTCCCAGAAAG GATTTGGTGCTTTAGATACTGATAATCGAAAACTGCAAG CCTCTGTAAGGGAGAAGATCCATTGCCAGACTGAGCCCCGCCATATCTCTGATG AAGAAAAACCAAACCCAAAAATTCAGAGACTTCCCTACTCCAGTCTCACTCCTCAGACTTTGACTTCCAGCAGTG ATTCAAAGCAGGACGACTCCTCTAAGATGCTAATGGTCTTTGCACTGATTGTTTGTGTTGTTGCGGCTGCCTTTGCGCTGCTAGTTCTGAAACCCCAACACATGAGCAGAGGACTTTATAAAAGACCAATCCTTAAAGATTTCCACAATCGGTTAGGAAAGCTGCAGTCTTTGTATCCTAGTCAGGATGAAAACCTGTGGAAAATGAGTCAGAGCATCTTAGAGAAGCACCTTAATAACTCCGAGAGCAACCAGCAACCTGCTATCCTTCTGCTGGCCGCAGCCCGTGATGGAGAGCATACGCTGCAGTGTCTGAGCAACCAACTGGCAGAAGTGTATTCCTCCTCTCTTAATGCCAGCTACATGGTTGTTACTCAAAACAGTGACATTAGCAAGCTGGGAATAGATAAGTCTCTGATCTCGGGCTTCCAGTCCACAGACCGGGCAGCAGTGCTACATCGGCTGGAATTGCTGCCCACTGGCTCCCTGCTCATTCTGTACAAGTACTGTGACCATGAGAATGCTGCCTTCAAGGAAGTGGCACTGGTGCTCACCGTGCTGCTGGAGGACCCGACACTGGCACCAAAGCTGTCACTTAAAGAACTGAAAGAGAATGTCGGAGACTTCCTCCAGGTCAAGTTTACTGGTCCAAACCGCTCCAGCGCCCACAATGAGATGGATGTGGACAAGTGGAGTGGTGTGTGGAGCCGCATCTCCCATGTGGTGCTCCCTGTGCTACCTGAGACTCGGAACAGCATGGGAGACTGTGGGGAAGAAAAGCAGGGAGCATAA
- the LOC142503782 gene encoding uncharacterized protein LOC142503782 isoform X5, translating to MVKKRTQTQGASGGGGDAGGGDDLNLVRSPIRAASKAAYNLPTDPGESIADTSRSSKVQDGSWRSVPEDLSDTVNEPAKNSDLYTTSDRQLPNIGRRIIGGHRDKKGESFNQQVLVEDNNEVKKDDDDDEDYDDEDYDDEERCKEILPKINCKPHSQKGFGALDIDHQKLQASVREKIHCETEPRHFSDEEEKPNPKIQRLPYSSLTPQTLTSSSDSKQDDSSKMLMVFALIVCVVAAAFALLVLKPQHMSRGLYKRPILKDFHNRLGKLQSLYPSQDENLWKMSQSILEKHLNNSESNQQPAILLLAAARDGEHTLQCLSNQLAEVYSSSLNASYMVVTQNSDISKLGIDKSLISGFQSTDRAAVLHRLELLPTGSLLILYKYCDHENAAFKEVALVLTVLLEDPTLAPKLSLKELKENVGDFLQVKFTGPNRSSAHNEMDVDKWSGVWSRISHVVLPVLPETRNSMGDCGEEKQGA from the exons gaggaggaggagacgcAGGAGGAGGAGACGATCTGAACTTGGTACGATCTCCAATCAGGGCAGCTTCAAAAG CTGCTTATAACTTGCCGACTGACCCTGGGGAGAGCATTGCCGACACCAGCAGGAGTTCAAAAGTACAGGATGGGAGCTGGAGATCGG TTCCAGAAGACCTCAGTGACACGGTCAATGAACCAGCTAAGAACAGTGATCTATACACAACTTCAGACAGGCAGCTTCCCAACATAG GGAGAAGAATTATTGGTGGTCATAGAGACAAGAAAGGTGAAAGTTTCAACCAACAAG TTCTGGTGGAAGATAATAATGAGGTGAaaaaagatgatgatgatgatgaagattatgATGATGAAGATTATGATGATGAAGAGAGATGCAAGGAAATCCTTCCGAAGATTAACTGTAAACCGCACTCCCAGAAAG GATTTGGTGCTTTAGATATTGATCATCAAAAACTCCAAG CCTCTGTAAGGGAGAAGATCCATTGCGAGACTGAGCCCCGCCATTTCTCTGATG aAGAAGAAAAACCAAACCCAAAAATTCAGAGACTTCCCTACTCCAGTCTCACTCCTCAGACTTTGACTTCCAGCAGTG ATTCAAAGCAGGACGACTCCTCTAAGATGCTAATGGTCTTTGCACTGATTGTTTGTGTTGTTGCGGCTGCCTTTGCGCTGCTAGTTCTGAAACCCCAACACATGAGCAGAGGACTTTATAAAAGACCAATCCTTAAAGATTTCCACAATCGGTTAGGAAAGCTGCAGTCTTTGTATCCTAGTCAGGATGAAAACCTGTGGAAAATGAGTCAGAGCATCTTAGAGAAGCACCTTAATAACTCCGAGAGCAACCAGCAACCTGCTATCCTTCTGCTGGCCGCAGCCCGTGATGGAGAGCATACGCTGCAGTGTCTGAGCAACCAACTGGCAGAAGTGTATTCCTCCTCTCTTAATGCCAGCTACATGGTTGTTACTCAAAACAGTGACATTAGCAAGCTGGGAATAGATAAGTCTCTGATCTCGGGCTTCCAGTCCACAGACCGGGCAGCAGTGCTACATCGGCTGGAATTGCTGCCCACTGGCTCCCTGCTCATTCTGTACAAGTACTGTGACCATGAGAATGCTGCCTTCAAGGAAGTGGCACTGGTGCTCACCGTGCTGCTGGAGGACCCGACACTGGCACCAAAGCTGTCACTTAAAGAACTGAAAGAGAATGTCGGAGACTTCCTCCAGGTCAAGTTTACTGGTCCAAACCGCTCCAGCGCCCACAATGAGATGGATGTGGACAAGTGGAGTGGTGTGTGGAGCCGCATCTCCCATGTGGTGCTCCCTGTGCTACCTGAGACTCGGAACAGCATGGGAGACTGTGGGGAAGAAAAGCAGGGAGCATAA
- the LOC142503782 gene encoding uncharacterized protein LOC142503782 isoform X1, with product MVKKRTQTQGASGGGGDAGGGDDLNLVRSPIRAASKAAYNLPTDPGESIADTSRSSKVQDGSWRSVPEDLSDTVNEPAKNSDLYTTSDRQLPNIGRRIIGGHRDKKGESFNQQVLVEDNNEVKKDDDDDEDYDDEDYDDEERCKEILPKINCKPHSQKGFGALDIDHQKLQASVREKIHCETEPRHFSDVPEDLGDTDNEPAKNSDLYTTSDRQLPNIGRRIIGGHGEKKGGSFNQQVLVDDDDDYDDDDEDYDEMRCKEILPKINCKPHSQKGFGALDTDNRKLQASVREKIHCQTEPRHISDEEEKPNPKIQRLPYSSLTPQTLTSSSDSKQDDSSKMLMVFALIVCVVAAAFALLVLKPQHMSRGLYKRPILKDFHNRLGKLQSLYPSQDENLWKMSQSILEKHLNNSESNQQPAILLLAAARDGEHTLQCLSNQLAEVYSSSLNASYMVVTQNSDISKLGIDKSLISGFQSTDRAAVLHRLELLPTGSLLILYKYCDHENAAFKEVALVLTVLLEDPTLAPKLSLKELKENVGDFLQVKFTGPNRSSAHNEMDVDKWSGVWSRISHVVLPVLPETRNSMGDCGEEKQGA from the exons gaggaggaggagacgcAGGAGGAGGAGACGATCTGAACTTGGTACGATCTCCAATCAGGGCAGCTTCAAAAG CTGCTTATAACTTGCCGACTGACCCTGGGGAGAGCATTGCCGACACCAGCAGGAGTTCAAAAGTACAGGATGGGAGCTGGAGATCGG TTCCAGAAGACCTCAGTGACACGGTCAATGAACCAGCTAAGAACAGTGATCTATACACAACTTCAGACAGGCAGCTTCCCAACATAG GGAGAAGAATTATTGGTGGTCATAGAGACAAGAAAGGTGAAAGTTTCAACCAACAAG TTCTGGTGGAAGATAATAATGAGGTGAaaaaagatgatgatgatgatgaagattatgATGATGAAGATTATGATGATGAAGAGAGATGCAAGGAAATCCTTCCGAAGATTAACTGTAAACCGCACTCCCAGAAAG GATTTGGTGCTTTAGATATTGATCATCAAAAACTCCAAG CCTCTGTAAGGGAGAAGATCCATTGCGAGACTGAGCCCCGCCATTTCTCTGATG TTCCAGAGGACCTCGGCGACACAGACAATGAACCAGCTAAGAACAGTGATCTATACACCACTTCAGACAGACAGCTTCCCAACATAG GGAGAAGAATTATTGGTGGTCATGGAGAAAAGAAAGGTGGAAGTTTCAACCAACAGG TTCtggtggatgatgatgatgattatgatgatgatgatgaagattatgACGAAATGAGATGCAAGGAAATCCTTCCTAAGATAAACTGTAAACCGCACTCCCAGAAAG GATTTGGTGCTTTAGATACTGATAATCGAAAACTGCAAG CCTCTGTAAGGGAGAAGATCCATTGCCAGACTGAGCCCCGCCATATCTCTGATG aAGAAGAAAAACCAAACCCAAAAATTCAGAGACTTCCCTACTCCAGTCTCACTCCTCAGACTTTGACTTCCAGCAGTG ATTCAAAGCAGGACGACTCCTCTAAGATGCTAATGGTCTTTGCACTGATTGTTTGTGTTGTTGCGGCTGCCTTTGCGCTGCTAGTTCTGAAACCCCAACACATGAGCAGAGGACTTTATAAAAGACCAATCCTTAAAGATTTCCACAATCGGTTAGGAAAGCTGCAGTCTTTGTATCCTAGTCAGGATGAAAACCTGTGGAAAATGAGTCAGAGCATCTTAGAGAAGCACCTTAATAACTCCGAGAGCAACCAGCAACCTGCTATCCTTCTGCTGGCCGCAGCCCGTGATGGAGAGCATACGCTGCAGTGTCTGAGCAACCAACTGGCAGAAGTGTATTCCTCCTCTCTTAATGCCAGCTACATGGTTGTTACTCAAAACAGTGACATTAGCAAGCTGGGAATAGATAAGTCTCTGATCTCGGGCTTCCAGTCCACAGACCGGGCAGCAGTGCTACATCGGCTGGAATTGCTGCCCACTGGCTCCCTGCTCATTCTGTACAAGTACTGTGACCATGAGAATGCTGCCTTCAAGGAAGTGGCACTGGTGCTCACCGTGCTGCTGGAGGACCCGACACTGGCACCAAAGCTGTCACTTAAAGAACTGAAAGAGAATGTCGGAGACTTCCTCCAGGTCAAGTTTACTGGTCCAAACCGCTCCAGCGCCCACAATGAGATGGATGTGGACAAGTGGAGTGGTGTGTGGAGCCGCATCTCCCATGTGGTGCTCCCTGTGCTACCTGAGACTCGGAACAGCATGGGAGACTGTGGGGAAGAAAAGCAGGGAGCATAA